In the genome of Streptomyces pactum, one region contains:
- a CDS encoding NAD-dependent malic enzyme, giving the protein MATAPSVSYSMTIRLEVPASGTAVSQLTTAVESSGGSVTGLDVTASGHEKLRIDVTIAATSTAHADEIVEKLRGIEGVTLGKVSDRTFLMHLGGKIEMASKHPIRNRDDLSMVYTPGVARVCQAIADNPEDARRLTIKRNSVAVVTDGSAVLGLGNIGPKAALPVMEGKAALFKRFAGIDAWPLCLDTQDPDAIVEIVKAIAPGFAGINLEDISAPRCFEIEARLREALDIPVFHDDQHGTAIVVLAALTNALRVVGKSIGDVRVVMSGAGAAGTAILKLLIAAGVKHAVVADIHGVVHAGRTDLVSADPDSALRWIADNTNPEGVTGTLKDAVRGADVFIGVSAPNVLSGEDVAAMAEGAIVFALANPDPEVDPAVARQTAAVVATGRSDFPNQINNVLVFPGVFRGLLDAQSRTVDTGMMLAAAGALADVVHDDELNANYIIPSVFNDKVAGAVAGAVREAAKAVTADPV; this is encoded by the coding sequence ATGGCAACGGCGCCCAGCGTCTCCTACTCGATGACGATTCGGCTGGAGGTGCCTGCCAGCGGGACCGCGGTCTCGCAGCTCACCACGGCCGTGGAGTCCTCCGGTGGCTCGGTCACCGGTCTCGACGTGACGGCATCCGGCCACGAGAAGCTCCGTATCGACGTGACCATCGCCGCGACCTCCACCGCCCACGCCGACGAGATCGTCGAGAAGCTGCGCGGGATCGAGGGCGTCACCCTGGGCAAGGTCTCGGACCGTACCTTCCTGATGCACCTCGGCGGCAAGATCGAGATGGCCTCCAAGCACCCGATCCGCAACCGTGACGACCTGTCGATGGTGTACACCCCGGGGGTCGCCCGGGTCTGCCAGGCCATCGCCGACAACCCCGAGGACGCCCGCCGCCTCACCATCAAGCGGAACAGTGTGGCGGTCGTCACCGACGGCTCGGCGGTGCTGGGCCTGGGCAACATCGGGCCCAAGGCCGCGCTGCCGGTGATGGAGGGCAAGGCGGCCCTCTTCAAGCGGTTCGCCGGCATCGACGCCTGGCCGCTGTGCCTGGACACCCAGGACCCGGACGCCATCGTGGAGATCGTCAAGGCCATCGCGCCGGGCTTCGCCGGGATCAACCTGGAGGACATCTCCGCGCCCCGCTGCTTCGAGATCGAGGCCAGGCTCCGCGAGGCCCTGGACATCCCGGTCTTCCACGACGACCAGCACGGCACCGCCATCGTGGTGCTCGCCGCGCTCACCAACGCGCTGCGCGTGGTCGGCAAGAGCATCGGCGACGTGCGGGTGGTGATGTCGGGTGCGGGCGCCGCCGGTACCGCGATCCTCAAGCTGCTGATCGCCGCCGGGGTGAAGCACGCGGTGGTGGCCGACATCCACGGCGTGGTGCACGCGGGCCGTACCGACCTGGTCTCCGCCGACCCCGACTCCGCCCTGCGCTGGATCGCCGACAACACCAACCCGGAGGGCGTGACCGGCACCCTCAAGGACGCGGTGCGCGGCGCCGACGTCTTCATCGGGGTCTCCGCGCCCAACGTGCTGAGCGGCGAGGACGTGGCCGCGATGGCCGAGGGCGCGATCGTCTTCGCGCTCGCCAACCCGGACCCGGAGGTGGACCCGGCGGTCGCCCGGCAGACCGCCGCGGTGGTCGCCACCGGACGCTCCGACTTCCCCAACCAGATCAACAACGTGCTGGTCTTCCCGGGCGTCTTCCGCGGCCTGCTGGACGCCCAGTCGCGCACCGTGGACACCGGCATGATGCTGGCCGCCGCCGGCGCCCTCGCCGACGTGGTGCACGACGACGAGCTGAACGCGAACTACATCATCCCGAGCGTCTTCAACGACAAGGTCGCCGGCGCGGTCGCCGGAGCGGTCCGCGAGGCCGCCAAGGCGGTCACCGCGGACCCGGTCTGA
- a CDS encoding HU family DNA-binding protein produces MNRSELVAALADRAEVTRKDADAVLAAFAEVTGEVVAKGEEKVTIPGFLTFERTHRAARTARNPQTGDPIEIPAGYSVKVSAGSKLKEAAKGK; encoded by the coding sequence ATGAACCGCAGTGAGTTGGTGGCCGCGCTGGCCGACCGCGCCGAGGTGACCCGCAAGGACGCCGACGCCGTCCTGGCCGCCTTCGCCGAGGTGACGGGTGAGGTCGTCGCCAAGGGCGAGGAGAAGGTCACCATCCCCGGCTTCCTCACCTTCGAGCGCACCCACCGTGCCGCCCGCACCGCTCGCAACCCGCAGACCGGCGACCCCATCGAGATCCCGGCCGGTTACAGCGTGAAGGTCTCCGCGGGCTCCAAGCTCAAGGAAGCCGCCAAGGGCAAGTAA
- the murA gene encoding UDP-N-acetylglucosamine 1-carboxyvinyltransferase — protein sequence MTGIDDVLLVHGGTPLQGEIRVRGAKNLVPKAMVAALLGSEPSRLRNVPDIRDVRVVRGLLQLHGVTVRPGDEPGELVMDPTRVERANVADIDAHAGSSRIPILFCGPLLHRLGHAFIPGLGGCDIGGRPIDFHFDVLRQFGATIEKRADGQYLEAPQRLRGCKIRLPYPSVGSTEQVLLTAVLAEGVTELSNAAVEPEIEDLICVLQKMGAIISMDTDRTIRITGVEKLGGYTHRALPDRLEAASWASAALATEGSIYVRGASQREMMTFLNTYRKVGGAFEIDDEGIRFYHPGGPLNAIALETDVHPGFQTDWQQPLVVALTQASGLSIVHETVYESRLGFTEALNQMGAHIQLYRECLGGSACRFGQRNFLHSAVVSGPTKLQGADLVIPDLRGGFSYLIAALAAQGTSRVHGIDLINRGYENFMSKLVDLGAAVELPNGG from the coding sequence ATGACCGGCATCGATGATGTACTCCTCGTCCACGGCGGTACCCCGCTCCAGGGCGAGATCCGTGTCCGCGGCGCGAAGAACCTCGTGCCGAAGGCCATGGTCGCCGCGCTGCTCGGCAGTGAGCCGAGCCGGCTGCGCAATGTGCCCGACATCAGAGACGTGCGCGTGGTGCGGGGACTGCTGCAGCTGCACGGCGTGACGGTGCGTCCCGGTGACGAGCCCGGTGAGCTGGTGATGGACCCTACGCGCGTGGAACGGGCGAACGTCGCCGACATCGACGCGCACGCGGGGTCCTCGCGCATCCCGATCCTCTTCTGCGGCCCGCTGCTGCACCGGCTGGGCCACGCCTTCATCCCCGGCCTGGGCGGCTGTGACATCGGCGGCCGGCCGATCGACTTCCACTTCGACGTGCTGCGGCAGTTCGGCGCGACGATCGAGAAGCGGGCCGACGGCCAGTACCTGGAGGCGCCGCAGCGGCTGCGCGGCTGCAAGATCCGCCTGCCCTACCCGTCGGTCGGTTCCACCGAGCAGGTGCTGCTGACGGCGGTGCTCGCAGAGGGTGTGACGGAACTCTCCAACGCGGCCGTGGAGCCGGAGATCGAGGACCTGATCTGCGTCCTGCAGAAGATGGGCGCGATCATCTCCATGGACACCGACCGGACCATCCGGATCACCGGTGTGGAGAAGCTGGGCGGCTACACCCACCGGGCCCTGCCGGACCGGCTGGAGGCGGCCTCCTGGGCGAGCGCGGCGCTGGCCACCGAGGGCAGCATCTACGTCCGCGGCGCCAGCCAGCGCGAGATGATGACCTTCCTCAACACCTACCGCAAGGTGGGTGGCGCGTTCGAGATCGACGACGAGGGCATCCGCTTCTACCACCCGGGCGGTCCGCTCAACGCGATCGCCCTGGAGACCGATGTGCACCCCGGTTTCCAGACCGACTGGCAGCAGCCGCTGGTGGTCGCCCTCACCCAGGCGTCCGGGCTGTCGATCGTGCACGAGACGGTGTACGAGTCGCGGCTGGGCTTCACCGAGGCGCTCAACCAGATGGGCGCGCACATCCAGCTCTACCGGGAGTGCCTGGGCGGTTCGGCCTGCCGCTTCGGCCAGCGGAACTTCCTGCACTCGGCCGTGGTCTCCGGCCCGACCAAGCTGCAGGGCGCCGACCTGGTCATCCCGGACCTGCGCGGCGGCTTCTCGTACCTCATCGCGGCGCTCGCCGCACAGGGCACGTCGCGGGTGCACGGCATCGACCTGATCAACCGCGGCTACGAGAACTTCATGTCCAAGCTGGTGGACCTGGGCGCCGCGGTGGAGCTGCCGAACGGCGGCTGA
- a CDS encoding YqgE/AlgH family protein: MTEVSSLTGRLLVATPALADPNFDRAVVLLLDHDEEGSLGVVLNRPTPVGVSDILESWAALTGEPRVVFQGGPVSLDSALGVAVVPGEAERAERARRAERAERLERTDRPGGGPASPAGGPRGPGFRAGAGDPVGWRRVHGAIGLVDLEAPPELLATAVGSLRIFAGYAGWGPGQLEDELSEGAWYVVESEPGDVSSPDPARLWRSVLRRQRSELAMVATYPDDPSLN, translated from the coding sequence ATGACCGAGGTGTCCTCCCTCACCGGGCGGCTGCTTGTCGCGACACCCGCGCTCGCCGACCCGAACTTCGACCGTGCCGTGGTGCTCCTCCTCGACCATGACGAGGAGGGCTCGCTCGGCGTCGTCCTCAACCGGCCGACCCCGGTCGGAGTGAGCGACATCCTCGAATCCTGGGCCGCGCTGACCGGGGAGCCGAGAGTGGTCTTCCAGGGCGGCCCGGTGTCGCTGGACTCCGCCCTGGGGGTGGCGGTGGTCCCGGGCGAGGCCGAGCGGGCCGAACGCGCCCGGCGGGCCGAGCGGGCCGAACGGCTGGAACGGACCGACCGGCCCGGGGGCGGCCCGGCCTCCCCGGCGGGCGGACCCCGCGGCCCGGGCTTCCGGGCCGGCGCCGGCGACCCCGTCGGCTGGCGGCGGGTGCACGGCGCGATCGGGCTGGTGGACCTGGAGGCGCCGCCGGAGCTGCTGGCCACCGCCGTCGGCAGCCTGCGGATCTTCGCCGGGTATGCCGGGTGGGGCCCGGGCCAGCTGGAGGACGAGCTGTCCGAGGGCGCCTGGTACGTGGTCGAGTCGGAGCCGGGGGACGTCTCCTCGCCGGACCCGGCACGGCTGTGGCGCTCGGTGCTCCGGCGCCAGCGCAGCGAGCTGGCGATGGTGGCCACCTACCCGGACGACCCGTCGCTCAACTGA
- a CDS encoding DUF3039 domain-containing protein, which produces MSTLEPERGAGTGTLVEPTPQVSHGDGDHERFAHYVQKDKIMESALSGSPVVALCGKVWVPGRDPKKYPVCPMCKEIYEGMGIGGGDDKGGKGGKK; this is translated from the coding sequence ATGAGCACTCTTGAGCCCGAGCGCGGGGCAGGTACGGGGACCCTCGTCGAGCCGACACCGCAGGTGTCGCACGGTGACGGAGACCACGAGCGCTTCGCCCATTACGTCCAGAAGGACAAGATCATGGAGAGCGCGCTCTCCGGATCGCCGGTGGTCGCCCTCTGCGGCAAGGTCTGGGTCCCGGGACGCGACCCGAAGAAGTACCCGGTGTGTCCCATGTGCAAGGAGATCTACGAGGGGATGGGCATCGGCGGCGGCGACGACAAGGGCGGTAAGGGCGGCAAGAAGTAG
- a CDS encoding VOC family protein, whose amino-acid sequence MSQDTVGGPVTRASYLVFGAREVDESDDRITTYCQFEKDWEAQLERCARLAAERGYRPVGSSVFSAAQPTLDRVLEWAGEPGCEVVIVGSDRVLRRFRDTWPDWDRVVARLRAAGAEVEAAPYPEPCYRGEELADEPSGGPPAGRRVPGPAAPGG is encoded by the coding sequence ATGAGCCAGGACACCGTGGGGGGCCCGGTCACCCGGGCGAGTTACCTGGTCTTCGGGGCGCGCGAGGTGGACGAGTCCGATGACCGGATCACGACCTACTGCCAGTTCGAGAAGGACTGGGAGGCCCAGTTGGAGCGATGCGCCCGGCTGGCGGCCGAGCGCGGGTACCGGCCGGTCGGCAGCAGTGTCTTCTCGGCCGCCCAGCCGACCCTGGACCGGGTGCTGGAGTGGGCCGGTGAGCCGGGCTGCGAGGTGGTGATCGTCGGCAGCGACCGCGTCCTGCGGCGCTTCCGGGACACCTGGCCGGACTGGGACCGGGTGGTGGCCCGGTTACGCGCGGCCGGCGCGGAGGTCGAGGCGGCCCCCTATCCCGAACCGTGTTACCGGGGCGAGGAGTTGGCCGACGAGCCGTCCGGTGGGCCGCCCGCCGGCCGCCGGGTCCCCGGACCGGCGGCCCCCGGCGGCTGA
- a CDS encoding aminoglycoside phosphotransferase family protein, translating to MSTGQIASAPPVGEELVRRLIAGQFPRWAGAAVARVPSGGTVNAMFRLGDDMVVRLPLTAGGAEDVALEQEWLPRLAPLLPAPVPEVLGAGRPAEGYPWPWSVYRWLPGRNPEAGALSEPGALAEELARFVAAMRRVALPGAPAAYRGGPLASLDAATRAAIEALRGIPEEGVDCDAVATVWQDALRLPAWDGPPVWLHADLMPGNLLVDAAGRLTSVIDFGCMGRGDPACDLFPAWNLLPADGREVFRKTLGVDDATWARGRARTLSQALISLPYHRDRNPAMAANARFVIRSVLADPEGGPA from the coding sequence ATGAGTACTGGTCAGATCGCCTCCGCGCCACCGGTCGGCGAGGAGCTGGTCCGTCGGCTGATCGCCGGGCAGTTCCCCCGCTGGGCCGGGGCGGCGGTGGCGCGCGTCCCGTCCGGCGGCACCGTGAACGCCATGTTCCGGCTGGGTGACGACATGGTCGTACGGCTGCCGCTGACGGCCGGTGGGGCCGAGGACGTGGCGCTGGAACAGGAGTGGCTGCCCCGCCTCGCGCCGCTGCTGCCCGCTCCGGTCCCCGAGGTGCTGGGCGCCGGGCGCCCCGCCGAGGGGTACCCGTGGCCGTGGTCGGTGTACCGGTGGCTGCCGGGGCGGAACCCCGAGGCGGGGGCACTGTCCGAGCCGGGGGCGCTCGCCGAGGAGTTGGCCCGCTTCGTGGCGGCGATGCGCCGGGTGGCCCTGCCCGGGGCACCGGCCGCCTACCGCGGCGGGCCGCTCGCCTCGCTCGATGCCGCCACCCGGGCGGCGATCGAGGCGCTGCGCGGGATTCCGGAGGAGGGCGTGGACTGCGACGCGGTGGCCACCGTGTGGCAGGACGCGCTCCGGCTCCCCGCCTGGGACGGCCCGCCGGTGTGGCTGCACGCCGATCTGATGCCGGGAAACCTGCTGGTGGACGCCGCCGGCCGGCTGACCTCGGTGATCGACTTCGGATGCATGGGGAGGGGCGACCCGGCCTGCGACCTCTTCCCCGCCTGGAATCTGCTGCCCGCCGACGGTCGCGAGGTCTTCCGCAAGACCCTCGGGGTGGACGACGCCACCTGGGCGCGCGGCCGGGCGCGGACCCTCTCGCAGGCGCTGATCTCCCTGCCGTACCACCGGGACCGCAACCCGGCGATGGCGGCCAACGCCCGGTTTGTGATCCGGTCGGTGCTGGCGGACCCGGAGGGCGGTCCGGCATAG
- a CDS encoding beta-N-acetylhexosaminidase: protein MNGLDLIPAPTRAVPHPGEGFVLDETTRLTAGPGTGSAGPWLRAVLGAATGLPLGPGEPGPDDRAAAGSVELRLDPALPAEGYRLTVRQDGALLLGGGPAGVFWGAQTLRQLLGSDAFRRAPLRRGPWTLPAVEIEDAPRFGWRGMMLDVARHFMPKEGVLRYLDLLAAHKLNVLHLHLTDDQGWRIDIRRYPKLTEVGAWRSRTRYGHRASPLWDERPHGGYYTQDDLREIVAYAADRHITVVPEIDIPGHSQAAIAAYPELGNTDVVDTSALTVWDDWGVSPHVLAPTDAVLRFYEHVLEEVLELFPGQFVHIGGDECPKDQWRASATAQARIKELGLAGEDELQSWFIRHFDRWLADRGRRLIGWDEILEGGLADGAAVSSWRGYAGGVSAALAGHDVVMCPEQQVYLDHRQAPGDQEPMPIGFVRTLEDVYRFEPVPPQLTGGHAERVLGAQANVWTEVMESAQRVDYQVFPRLAAFCEVVWSRGLSAPAERDLAGFQGRMTAHYGRLDALGVAYRPADGPLPWQRRPVPEHMTTGQLGRPIDGPPPIV from the coding sequence ATGAATGGTCTGGACCTGATTCCCGCGCCGACGCGCGCGGTCCCGCACCCCGGCGAGGGGTTCGTCCTCGACGAGACCACCCGGCTGACCGCCGGACCCGGCACCGGCAGCGCCGGGCCCTGGCTGCGCGCGGTGCTCGGCGCGGCCACCGGCCTGCCGCTCGGGCCCGGTGAGCCGGGCCCGGACGACCGGGCCGCGGCCGGTTCCGTCGAACTCCGGCTCGACCCCGCGCTGCCCGCCGAGGGCTACCGCCTGACCGTCCGCCAGGACGGCGCGCTGCTCCTGGGCGGCGGGCCGGCCGGGGTGTTCTGGGGCGCCCAGACGCTCCGCCAGCTGCTCGGTTCGGACGCCTTCCGCCGGGCCCCGCTGCGGCGCGGGCCGTGGACGCTGCCGGCGGTGGAGATCGAGGACGCCCCGCGGTTCGGCTGGCGGGGGATGATGCTCGACGTCGCCCGCCACTTCATGCCCAAGGAGGGGGTGCTGCGCTACCTCGACCTGCTCGCGGCGCACAAGCTCAACGTGCTCCACCTCCACCTCACCGACGACCAGGGCTGGCGCATCGACATCCGGCGGTACCCGAAGCTGACCGAGGTCGGCGCCTGGCGGTCCCGCACCCGGTACGGGCACCGCGCCTCGCCGCTGTGGGACGAGCGCCCGCACGGCGGCTACTACACCCAGGACGACCTGCGGGAGATCGTCGCGTACGCGGCCGACCGGCACATCACCGTGGTCCCGGAGATCGACATCCCCGGGCACTCCCAGGCCGCCATCGCCGCCTACCCCGAGCTCGGCAACACCGACGTGGTGGACACCTCCGCGCTCACCGTCTGGGACGACTGGGGCGTCAGCCCGCACGTCCTCGCCCCCACCGACGCCGTGCTCCGCTTCTACGAGCACGTGCTGGAGGAGGTCCTGGAGCTGTTCCCCGGGCAGTTCGTGCACATCGGCGGCGACGAGTGCCCCAAGGACCAGTGGCGCGCCTCGGCCACCGCCCAGGCGCGGATCAAGGAGCTGGGCCTGGCCGGCGAGGACGAGCTGCAGAGCTGGTTCATCCGCCACTTCGACCGCTGGCTGGCGGACCGCGGCCGCCGGCTCATCGGCTGGGACGAGATCCTGGAGGGCGGCCTGGCGGACGGCGCCGCGGTGTCCTCCTGGCGCGGCTACGCCGGGGGCGTCTCGGCCGCGCTCGCCGGCCACGACGTGGTGATGTGCCCCGAGCAGCAGGTGTACCTCGACCACCGCCAGGCACCCGGCGACCAGGAGCCGATGCCGATCGGCTTCGTCCGCACGCTGGAGGACGTCTACCGCTTCGAACCGGTGCCGCCGCAGCTGACCGGCGGGCACGCCGAGCGGGTGCTGGGCGCCCAGGCCAACGTCTGGACCGAGGTGATGGAGAGCGCCCAGCGGGTGGACTACCAGGTCTTCCCCCGGCTGGCCGCCTTCTGCGAGGTCGTCTGGTCCCGGGGGCTGTCCGCCCCCGCCGAACGCGACCTGGCCGGTTTCCAGGGGCGCATGACGGCGCACTACGGCCGGCTCGACGCGCTGGGCGTCGCCTACCGGCCCGCGGACGGCCCCCTGCCCTGGCAGCGGCGCCCGGTCCCGGAGCACATGACCACCGGCCAGCTCGGACGCCCGATCGACGGACCGCCCCCGATCGTGTGA
- a CDS encoding FAD binding domain-containing protein, with the protein MTTHAPQAAHTVTLPGSLDEAVAALTAMPAAVPVAGGTDLMAAVNAGLLRPAGLVGLGRISEIRGWQYQDRHALLGAGLTHARMGRPDFAALIPALAAAARAAGPPQIRNAGTLGGNIVSAAPTGDSLPVLAALDAVLVVIGPGGSGGTASREIPVGHFLAGVEMLRPGELVGFVRVPLLHAPQAFLKATVRTGPGRATASVAVVLDPARRQVRCAVGAVAPMPLRPLDAEAWVASLIDWDGDRGLDPEVRRAFGDYVAAACIPDQMPQPGEGGEPVPLPPAALHLRRTVAVLARRALGRALA; encoded by the coding sequence TTGACCACGCACGCACCGCAGGCGGCGCACACGGTGACGTTGCCGGGCTCGCTGGACGAGGCCGTGGCGGCCCTCACCGCCATGCCCGCCGCGGTGCCCGTGGCGGGCGGCACCGATCTGATGGCCGCGGTCAACGCCGGTCTGCTGCGACCCGCGGGCCTGGTCGGCCTCGGCCGGATCAGCGAGATCCGCGGCTGGCAGTACCAGGACCGCCACGCGCTGCTCGGCGCCGGACTCACCCACGCCCGCATGGGCCGCCCCGACTTCGCCGCGCTGATCCCGGCGCTGGCCGCCGCCGCCCGGGCCGCCGGACCGCCGCAGATCCGCAACGCGGGCACCCTCGGCGGCAACATCGTCAGCGCCGCCCCCACCGGCGACTCGCTGCCGGTGCTGGCCGCCCTGGACGCGGTGCTGGTGGTCATCGGGCCCGGCGGGTCCGGCGGCACCGCCTCCCGGGAGATCCCGGTCGGCCACTTCCTGGCCGGCGTCGAGATGCTGCGCCCCGGTGAACTCGTCGGCTTCGTACGGGTACCGCTGCTCCACGCCCCCCAGGCGTTTCTGAAGGCGACGGTGCGCACCGGCCCCGGCCGGGCCACCGCGTCCGTCGCCGTGGTGCTGGACCCGGCCCGCCGCCAGGTGCGGTGCGCGGTCGGCGCGGTCGCGCCGATGCCGCTGCGCCCCCTGGACGCCGAGGCGTGGGTCGCCTCGCTCATCGACTGGGACGGCGACCGGGGGCTCGACCCCGAGGTGCGCCGGGCGTTCGGTGACTACGTCGCCGCCGCCTGCATCCCCGACCAGATGCCGCAGCCCGGCGAGGGCGGGGAACCGGTCCCCCTGCCGCCGGCCGCGCTCCATCTGAGGCGTACCGTGGCGGTCCTGGCCCGCCGAGCACTGGGGAGGGCACTCGCGTGA